The sequence TTGATAATAACGTGTATTTAAATCAAGATCATATATTTCAGTGGCCTGACTTAAAAGAACAGGAAGATGATGGCATTGGTTTTTGCCATGGGCTCAGAAGTCAGATTGCCATATTAGTAGATGGAACTGTGGTGCCTTGCTGTCTTGATGGGGAAGGCGTAATTAACCTTGGTAATATAAATAATAAAGATTTCTCGGAAATATTAGCAGATGAGAGAGCACAAAATATTTTTGAAGGCTTCTCAAACAGGCAGGCAGTTGAGGAATTATGCAGAAAATGCGGTTATAGAAGAAAGTTTGGAAATTAATAACTTAAGATTTCGTAAGAAATTCTTATAAATCCTGTAAGCTCTACCTTTTACAATAAGAGTATGATATTGGAAAGGAAGTAGAGGATATGAAGAAAGGATTTAAAAAGATTAAGGTATTTAGTATAATAGTAATTATAATTTGTATATTTTGGTATGCAATAGGAAGTACAATTCTAAAATCAAGGAATATAAAGATTAATGGATTTAGTATTGGTTTAGATGACGACAAAGCAGGGATACAAGCAGCTAATGTTAGTGTAAGACCAGAGTTACTATTAGTTAATAGAGAGCATTGTTTAAGTGAAGATTACATACCCAAAGGTTTGAAAATTCCTAATATACCATTTTCAAAGACAGCAGAAAATGAAGAAAAGCATGTGGCAACACTTATTGTGAACCCATTAGAAACTTTGGTGGGTGCAGCTAGATCAGAAGGAATAATATTACTTGGTAATTCAGGGTACAGATCTTATGAATCTCAAGAGAGAACTTATAATAATAGAATCAAAT comes from Clostridium sp. TW13 and encodes:
- a CDS encoding M15 family metallopeptidase produces the protein MKKGFKKIKVFSIIVIIICIFWYAIGSTILKSRNIKINGFSIGLDDDKAGIQAANVSVRPELLLVNREHCLSEDYIPKGLKIPNIPFSKTAENEEKHVATLIVNPLETLVGAARSEGIILLGNSGYRSYESQERTYNNRIKSQGQKLADEYVAKPGLSEHQTGLCIDLTNKAGYFLGSKEARWLAANCYRFGFIIRYPAEKKSITGTEYEPWHIRYVGKKAAKYIHDNGLTLEEYLEK